From a single Mustelus asterias chromosome 31, sMusAst1.hap1.1, whole genome shotgun sequence genomic region:
- the tmem256 gene encoding transmembrane protein 256: protein MARLVFGRVAGVSGALAVGLGAYGAHGFRRSDRDEYLKELFETANKYHFLHSLALLGVPHCRKPLLAGSLLTSGMVMFCGCLYYQAVTGDPVLTKAAPFGGTLLIVGWAAMAL, encoded by the exons ATGGCGAGGCTGGTGTTCGGACGGGTGGCGGGAGTGTCCGGCGCGCTGGCCGTGGGGCTCGGCGCCTACGGAGCTCACG GATTTCGCCGCAGTGATCGAGATGAGTACCTGAAAGAG CTGTTTGAGACTGCGAACAAGTACCACTTTCTACACAGCCTGGCGCTCCTGGGAGTCCCGCACTGCAGGAAACCTCTGCTG GCAGGCTCCTTGCTGACCTCCGGGATGGTGATGTTCTGCGGCTGCCTGTACTACCAAGCCGTGACTGGGGACCCAGTCTTAACCAAAGCCGCGCCATTTGGCGGAACCTTGCTGATCGTGGGCTGGGCCgccatggcgctgtga